From Pyramidobacter piscolens W5455:
TATGTCTGACGTTCGCAAGCTCATCGGTGAAGCTCTTTCCGAGATCATCGATTCCGCCGCTCACGGCGGCCCCCGCGTCCGCGTCGGCCTGCAGGCGAATGGCAGCGAGCACGGCTCCGAAGAAATCGCCAACGCCGCACGCCTCGCCCAGCGCCAGAATCCCAACATCCAGGTCGTGATGATCGGCCCTAAAAAAGTCGAAGGTTTCGACGACCTCGAATGGATCGAAACCAACGACTGCGAGATCGACTTGGAAAAAGGCATGGACGACGCCATGGACAGCGGCAAGGTTGCCGGCATCGTCGCCATGCACCATCCGTTCCCCATGGGCGTGACCACGATCGGCCGCGTTTTCACGCCCGCGTGCGGCCGCGACATGATCGTTGCCTCCACCACCGGCACCAGCGCCATCAACCGCGTCGAAGCCATGATCCGCAACACCGTGTACGGCATCGCCGTCGCCAAGTCTATCGGCAAGACGAACCCCACCGTGGGGATTCTCAACGTCGAAGGCGCCCAGGTCGTCTTCAAGGCGCTGCGCAAGCTCAAGGAAAACGGCTACGACATCACCTTCGGCGAGAGTAAACGCGCCGACGGCGGTTCCGTCCTGCGCGGCAACGACATCCTTCAGGGCGTCGTCGACGTGTGCGTCTGCGATACGCTCACCGGCAACGTGCTGATGAAGATGTTTTCCTCGTTCAGCACCGGCGGTTCGTACGAGGCGCTGGGCTGGGGCTACGGCCCTTCCGCCGGCGAAGGATGGAAACACGTCGTCAACATCATCTCGCGCGCTTCGGGCGCGCCCGTGATCGCCAACGCCGTCGCCTACTGCGGCGCCGCGGCGGCGGGCAAACTTCCCGAACTCGTCGCCAGGGAAGTCGAAGCGGCCAAAGGCTGCGGCCTCGAGGAAATCATCGCCAGCTTCATGCCAAAACCGGCCGCGGCCGAGGAAGAAATCAAGGCCCCGGCGGCCGAGCCGACCGACGAAGAAATCCACGGCGTCGACGTGCTCGCGATCGAAGACGCCGTGCGCGAGCTGTGGAAGCACGGCATTTACGCCGAAAGCTCGATGGGCTGCACCGGCCCCGTCGTCAAGCTCAACAAAACGAAAGAAGAAGAAGCCCGCAAGATCCTCGCCGCGGCCAGCTACATTTAGAACCTCGAAGCACGGCGCGCGCAAGGGAAAAGCGTGTGCGGACAAAAAAAACGGCGTTGGAAGTTAATCCTTCCACGCCGTTTTTTTGTTCCGCGTCATTGTTTTTTTCACAAAGCAAAGGGCGGCGTCATGCGCGGAGACCGGAACCTCCCCGCAGGCGCGGGACCACCAAGGGCGCGCCGTCGTGTACGATCACGTCTACGGGAATCCCGTAAACGTCGCCGATCAGGCCGGCCGATACTTCCGACGGCCGGCAGCTGCCGCAGACGGCGCCGTCGCGCAGAAAAAGCAGGCGGTCGGCGGCGCGCAGAGACGTGTTCAGATCGTGGATCGACATCAGGATCGCCACGTTCTGT
This genomic window contains:
- the grdD gene encoding glycine/sarcosine/betaine reductase complex component C subunit alpha; this encodes MSDVRKLIGEALSEIIDSAAHGGPRVRVGLQANGSEHGSEEIANAARLAQRQNPNIQVVMIGPKKVEGFDDLEWIETNDCEIDLEKGMDDAMDSGKVAGIVAMHHPFPMGVTTIGRVFTPACGRDMIVASTTGTSAINRVEAMIRNTVYGIAVAKSIGKTNPTVGILNVEGAQVVFKALRKLKENGYDITFGESKRADGGSVLRGNDILQGVVDVCVCDTLTGNVLMKMFSSFSTGGSYEALGWGYGPSAGEGWKHVVNIISRASGAPVIANAVAYCGAAAAGKLPELVAREVEAAKGCGLEEIIASFMPKPAAAEEEIKAPAAEPTDEEIHGVDVLAIEDAVRELWKHGIYAESSMGCTGPVVKLNKTKEEEARKILAAASYI